One window from the genome of Labeo rohita strain BAU-BD-2019 chromosome 10, IGBB_LRoh.1.0, whole genome shotgun sequence encodes:
- the LOC127171489 gene encoding protein Son isoform X1: protein MGGGSSSCKTEHVAIALTSIALVISLCLNVVFCLLRRKGKKYAANENIFEYGDEPLRQDSLRSYRFEDDEMERQENPIYGNICLDGGEPFEMSPEVCYEEMSHASTAKKRLKVQQGDVSYASLDLTANKKRRKKRKYQKQPQTHQAQTHPQPTSQQNCMDQADNEADVTLPSRSSSLMVSRHSIYLNSHQVALEAEEREREREWERERERERENEIERDENEFDMHRNVHESFNHSLGRSRQSLEQDS from the exons ATGGGGGG AGGTTCAAGTTCCTGCAAAACTGAACATGTGGCTATTGCTCTGACATCGATTGCACTGGTGATATCTTTGTGTTTAAATGTTGTATTCTGTTTATTAAgaagaaaggggaaaaaatatgCAG ctaatgaaaacatatttgaaTATGGAGATGAGCCATTACGTCAAGATTCACTTCGATCTTACAG GTTTGAGGATGATGAGATGGAAAGACAAGAAAATCCTATTTATGGAAACATCTGTTTAGATGGAGGAG AACCTTTTGAAATGTCTCCAGAGGTGTGCTATGAAGAAATGTCACATGCAAGCACAGCAAAGAAGAGATTAAAG GTCCAGCAGGGGGACGTGTCTTATGCATCTCTGGATCTGACCGCCAATAAAAAGCGCAGGAAGAAGAGAAAATACCAGAAACAGCCTCAGACTCACCAGGCCCAGACTCATCCTCAACCCACATCCCAACAGAATTGCATGGACCAGGCTGATAACGAGGCTGACGTCACCCTCCCGTCCCGGAGCAGCAGCCTCATGGTTTCACGTCACAGTATCTACCTCAACAGTCATCAAGTAGCCCTGGAGGCagaagagagggagagggagagggaatgggagagagagagggagagagaaagagagaatgaaaTAGAAAGAGATGAAAATGAGTTTGACATGCACAGAAATGTGCATGAAAGCTTTAATCACTCCCTTGGTAGATCAAGACAAAGTCTAGAACAGGACAGTTAA
- the LOC127171489 gene encoding mitochondrial import inner membrane translocase subunit Tim10 B isoform X2, translated as MDPAGQLRNLRDFLMVYNRMTEICFQRCTSNFNYRNLTMDEERCADSCAGKLIRTNHRLMGTYVQLMPAMVQKRMQEMESKAAEVAKAEAAAQGGAPALENLSTAITTTTPMPESPQIPSAPADISTSLATNVSGFGQTQSLSDVPTVPNNTQTFTNESLEGLAASSPVISTSSSVPKVDGGPVLSAVEKLNLKPSSVMTTSGLETRSEGGAGQSPQNPS; from the exons ATGGACCCCGCCGGACAGCTACGAAAT TTGCGGGACTTCCTGATGGTTTACAATCGCATGACGGAAATCTGCTTTCAGCGATGCACAAGCAATTTCAACTACAGAAATCTGACAATGGATGAG gagCGATGTGCGGACAGTTGTGCTGGGAAGTTAATAAGGACCAATCACCGTTTAATGGGCACGTATGTGCAGCTGATGCCTGCAATGGTGCAGAAGCGAATGCAAGAGATGGAGAGCAAGGCTGCAGAAGTTGCTAAAGCTGAAGCTGCAGCACAAGGAGGTGCACCAGCATTGGAAAACCTATCTACTGCCATCACAACCACAACACCAATGCCTGAGAGCCCACAGATACCTTCAGCTCCAGCAGATATTAGTACATCATTAGCGACAAATGTCTCAGGTTTTGGACAAACTCAATCATTGTCAGATGTGCCCACAGTACCAAACAACACACAGACCTTTACAAATGAGTCTTTAGAAGGACTAGCAGCATCATCGCCAGTGATCTCAACATCTTCTAGTGTACCTAAAGTAGATGGAGGTCCTGTCTTGAGTGCAGTAGAAAAACTCAATCTGAAGCCCAGCAGTGTAATGACCACATCAGGTCTTGAAACACGGTCTGAAGGAGGAGCAGGACAGAGCCCCCAAAATCCATCTTGA
- the ilk gene encoding integrin-linked protein kinase codes for MDDIFTQCREGNAVAVRLWLDNTENDLNQGDDHGFSPLHWACREGRSGVVDMLIMRGARINVMNRGDDTPLHLAASHGHREILAKLIQCKADTNAANEHGNTPLHYACFWAHDLVAEDLINNGAQVSICNKYGETPLDKAKPPLAAHLKELAEKQGQSLTKVPFKDTFWKGTTRTRPRNGTLNKHAGIDYKQLSMLAKINENHSGELWQGRWQGTEIVVKMLNVRDWTTRKSRDFNEEYPKLRIFSHPNVLPVLGACQAPPAPHPIIITHWMPYGSLYNVLHEGTNFVVDQTQAVKFALDIACGMAFLHTLEPMIPRHYLNSKSVMIDEDMTARISMADVKFSFQCPGRMYSPAWVAPEALQKKPEEINRRSADMWSFAVLLWELVTREVPFADLSNMEIGMKVALEGLRPTIPPGISPHICKLMKICMNEDPAKRPKFDMIVPILEKMQDK; via the exons ATGGATGACATCTTCACTCAGTGCCGTGAAGGCAACGCGGTAGCCGTCCGCCTCTGGTTGGACAACACAGAGAACGACCTAAATCAGGG ggATGATCACGGGTTTAGTCCGTTGCATTGGGCGTGCCGTGAAGGCCGTTCAGGTGTCGTGGATATGCTCATCATGAGAGGGGCGCGCATCAATGTAATGAACCGCGGTGACGACACACCCCTGCACCTGGCGGCGAGCCACGGGCACCGTGAAATTCTGGCCAAG CTGATCCAGTGTAAAGCAGATACCAATGCGGCAAACGAGCACGGCAACACCCCTCTCCATTACGCATGCTTCTGGGCCCACGACCTGGTGGCAGAG GATCTGATCAATAATGGTGCTCAGGTGAGCATCTGCAACAAGTATGGAGAAACTCCACTGGACAAGGCCAAACCACCACTTGCTGCACATCTGAAAG AGCTGGCAGAGAAACAGGGACAAAGCCTGACCAAAGTTCCTTTCAAGGACACTTTCTGGAAGGGAACCACTCGAACGCGACCAC GTAACGGCACACTAAACAAACATGCTGGCATAGATTATAAGCAGCTCTCCATGCTGGCCAAGATCAACGAGAACCACTCCGGGGAG CTGTGGCAAGGCCGCTGGCAGGGCACAGAGATTGTGGTTAAGATGCTTAATGTGCGGGACTGGACTACAAGAAAGAGCCGTGACTTTAATGAGGAGTATCCTAAACTGAG AATCTTCTCCCACCCAAACGTGTTGCCCGTGTTGGGGGCGTGTCAGGCTCCACCTGCCCCTCATCCAATCATAATTACACACTGGATGCCCTATGGCTCCCTTTACAATGTGCTTCACGAGGGGACCA ACTTTGTTGTGGATCAGACACAAGCAGTAAAGTTTGCTTTGGATATAGCGTGTGGAATGGCTTTCCTGCACACACTGGAGCCCATGATCCCTCGGCATTATCTCAACAGCAAAAGTGTCATG ATTGATGAAGACATGACGGCCAGGATAAGCATGGCAGATGTGAAGTTTTCCTTCCAGTGTCCTGGCAGGATGTACTCTCCCGCATGGGTGGCACCTGAAG CCCTGCAGAAGAAGCCAGAGGAGATTAACCGGCGCTCTGCGGACATGTGGAGTTTCGCCGTTTTGCTCTGGGAGCTCGTCACCAGAGAGGTGCCATTCGCTGACCTCTCAAACATGGAGATCGGCATGAAG GTGGCACTAGAGGGACTGCGACCCACCATCCCACCAGGCATTTCACCCCACATCTGCAAGCTAATGAAAATCTGCATGAACGAGGATCCTGCCAAAAGGCCCAAATTCGACATGATCGTGCCCATCCTAGAGAAAATGCAAGACAAATGA